The DNA sequence ATTACCTGGCTGACCACGAGCTGGGCCATCTTGCGGGCGCCCAACTCGCTGAAGTGGGTGTTGTCGTTACGGCCGGCGGGGTAGTTGGGATGGTCGCCGGGCTCGAGCTGCAGAAACAGCTGCTTCGACTGGTCGGCGCCGTACTTCTGCAGCAGCTCCCGGCTCATCCGGTCGAGGTCAATCAGGGGCACTTTCAGTTCCCGGGCCACGTCCATCGTGGCGGCGGAGTAGGCTACGTGGGTTTCCATGATCTTGCCCTCCTTATCGAATTTGCGGCGCGTAACGGGCGTAATCAGCACCGGGTAGGCCTTCTTGCCGCGCGTTTCCTGCACAAACTTGACGAGGTTCCGGCGGTAGTCGGCCGGGGCCACGTACCGGTCGGGCTTGTCCTGGGCTTCGTCGTTGTGGCCAAACTGGAT is a window from the Hymenobacter aquaticus genome containing:
- a CDS encoding rhamnogalacturonan acetylesterase, translating into MLNNDRARATRSYLLLVLLLLAFTGAPPKKIRLYLVGDSTIAQKIRQTFPETGWGMPLPTFFDSTVVVDNRAQNGRSTRTFLAENRWQPIVDALQEGDYVFIQFGHNDEAQDKPDRYVAPADYRRNLVKFVQETRGKKAYPVLITPVTRRKFDKEGKIMETHVAYSAATMDVARELKVPLIDLDRMSRELLQKYGADQSKQLFLQLEPGDHPNYPAGRNDNTHFSELGARKMAQLVVSQVIAQKLPLLSERIAKPTAKNAVPSVANGKDAQPTTP